The proteins below come from a single Cricetulus griseus strain 17A/GY chromosome 6, alternate assembly CriGri-PICRH-1.0, whole genome shotgun sequence genomic window:
- the Scp2d1 gene encoding SCP2 sterol-binding domain-containing protein 1, with amino-acid sequence MWKRTDPQAKIKAGDRPQTCHSLALGSATEPALPHPLELSDFQGFSVFEDISHHIKEAGAQLVKKVNAIFQLDITKDGKTILQWTIDLKNGSGDMYLGSARLPADTVFIIPDSVFMELAVGKMNPQKAFLAGKFKVRGKVFLSQKLERIFRDWGKF; translated from the coding sequence ATGTGGAAGAGAACTGATCCTCAGGCCAAGATCAAAGCAGGGGATAGGCCTCAGACTTGCCATTCTCTGGCTCTGGGATCGGCCACAGAGCCGGCACTGCCACACCCTCTAGAACTGTCAGACTTTCAGGGCTTCTCCGTATTTGAGGACATTAGCCATCACATCAAAGAAGCAGGAGCCCAACTTGTAAAGAAAGTGAATGCCATCTTTCAGCTGGACATCACCAAAGATGGGAAGACCATTCTGCAGTGGACCATTGACCTCAAGAATGGTTCTGGGGACATGTACCTGGGATCTGCCCGGCTTCCAGCAGACACTGTCTTCATCATCCCCGACTCTGTCTTCATGGAGTTAGCTGTGGGTAAGATGAACCCACAGAAGGCTTTCCTGGCTGGCAAGTTCAAAGTGAGAGGCAAAGTTTTCCTTAGCCAGAAGCTGGAGAGGATCTTCAGAGACTGGGGCAAATTTTAA